The Primulina eburnea isolate SZY01 chromosome 13, ASM2296580v1, whole genome shotgun sequence genome includes a region encoding these proteins:
- the LOC140809648 gene encoding uncharacterized protein, which translates to MEIEAQTGIQEGQNLNSIVIVCIDEDDIEINQDKTPDAVAIIEQNVPVPANEEGTIDCVDVSGFLVGMTRETIDDMHQLYCKHARALGFSVRKSTTRCYSNEVVVEKYFVCSCAGVKNSGNADIFSDASSTRKRSNSCLT; encoded by the exons ATGGAGATTGAAGCTCAAACTGGTATTCAGGAag GTCAAAATTTAAATTCAATTGTCATTGTTTGTATCGATGAAGATGATATAGAAATTAATCAAG ATAAAACACCGGATGCAGTAGCTATCATTGAACAAAATGTACCTGTACCAGCCAATGAGG AAGGCACTATTGATTGTGTTGATGTATCTGGTTTTCTTGTTGGTATGACAAGAGAAACAATTGATGATATGCATCAGTTGTACTGTAAACATGCTCGTGCACTAGGTTTTAGTGTCCGTAAATCAACCACTAGATGCTATAGCAATGAAGTTGTGGTAGAGAAATATTTTGTATGTTCTTGTGCTGGAGTAAAGAACTCAGGAAATGCAGATATCTTCAGTGATGCATCATCAACTAGAAAAAGATCAAATTCTTGTCTTACATGA
- the LOC140810288 gene encoding secreted RxLR effector protein 161-like, giving the protein MLKKFNAYDSNPVKTPLDVNVHLAKNRGEPVSQLEYSRIIGNLMYITNCTRLDIACAVNKLSRFTSNPSDAHWKALTRMLRYLKHTSEYRLNYTRYPAVLEGYCDANWISDTNDSKSTSGYVFSIGGGAVSWMSSKQTCIARSTMESEFIALDKAAEEAEWLRNILEDIPCWTSPVPAILIHCDSQSAIARAQNSMYNGKSRHIRRRNNTVRQLISNGVISVDYIKSKDNLADPLTKALNRDQMYCLSRGMRLKQTK; this is encoded by the coding sequence ATGTTAAAGAAGTTTAACGCTTATGACTCTAACCCAGTAAAAACGCCTTTAGACGTAAATGTCCATTTGGCGAAGAATCGTGGAGAACCAGTTTCCCAACTGGAATACTCCAGAATAATTGGAAACCTTATGTACATCACTAATTGTACTAGACTTGACATCGCTTGTGCGGTTAACAAGTTAAGTCGATTTACTAGTAATCCTAGTGATGCACACTGGAAGGCGTTGACAAGGATGCTTAGATATTTAAAGCACACCTCAGAATATAGACTAAATTACACAAGGTATCCTGCAGTACTTGAAGGATACTGTGATGCAAATTGGATTTCTGACACCAATGACTCCAAATCCACCAGCGGCTATGTATTTAGCATTGGTGGAGGAGCAGTATCTTGGATGTCATCGAAACAAACTTGCATTGCGAGATCTACTATGGAATCGGAGTTCATAGCGCTAGATAAAGCTGCAGAAGAAGCTGAATGGCTTCGCAACATTCTAGAGGACATTCCATGTTGGACAAGTCCAGTGCCAGCAATCTTGATACATTGCGATAGTCAGTCGGCAATTGCAAGGGCACAAAACAGTATGTACAATGGCAAGTCTCGACACATTCGTCGAAGAAATAATACTGTGCGACAGTTGATCTCTAATGGAGTTATATCTGTTGATTATATTAAATCAAAGGATAACTTAGCAGACCCGCTTACAAAAGCACTAAATAGAGATCAAATGTACTGTCTGTCAAGAGGAATGAGATTAAAACAAACCAAATAA